The Psychrobacter sp. LV10R520-6 genome includes a region encoding these proteins:
- a CDS encoding transposase — MKKPKVTRLDYCQYLMVSQINYTITNYADHHPENISHDRINRYLKGDKLKPRLVWEQVKQDLVAHADGYLIFDDTVLDKDHSHKIELVNRQYSGNAKRLIKGIGLVNCIYVNPHTQQYWVIDYRIYDKAIDGKSKLDHLKDMLQHSIEYKQLLFKTVLMDSWYATKDIMLTIDGLDKIFYCPLKSNRLVDDSKGQRAYSAVSTLEWTEAEQDNGKLIKINKFPKDYKVQLFRVVVSTHRTDWVVTNDTTQTNRDDVQQVCAIRWKIEQFHREIKQLTGIESNQCRKARIQRNHICCSILVWICLTRIAKQTKKTVYQLKHGLLDNYLCEQLRSPGLMVA, encoded by the coding sequence ATGAAAAAGCCCAAAGTAACCCGACTAGATTATTGCCAATATCTCATGGTGAGTCAAATAAACTACACCATTACTAATTATGCTGATCATCATCCTGAAAATATCAGTCATGACCGTATCAATCGCTACTTGAAAGGCGATAAGCTCAAACCCCGACTAGTCTGGGAGCAAGTCAAACAAGACCTTGTCGCCCATGCTGATGGTTACCTGATCTTTGATGACACCGTATTAGACAAAGACCACAGTCACAAGATAGAACTGGTCAACCGCCAGTACAGTGGTAATGCCAAACGCCTAATTAAAGGCATTGGTCTTGTAAATTGCATCTACGTTAATCCGCACACCCAGCAGTATTGGGTTATTGATTACCGTATTTATGACAAAGCGATTGATGGTAAAAGTAAGCTTGACCATTTAAAGGACATGCTACAGCACAGTATTGAGTACAAGCAGCTTTTATTTAAAACCGTGCTTATGGACAGCTGGTATGCCACCAAAGACATCATGCTCACCATTGATGGTTTGGATAAAATATTTTACTGTCCGCTTAAGAGCAACCGTTTGGTTGATGACTCCAAAGGACAACGAGCTTATAGCGCAGTAAGTACTTTAGAATGGACAGAGGCAGAACAAGATAACGGCAAGTTGATTAAGATAAATAAGTTCCCTAAAGATTATAAAGTGCAATTGTTTCGGGTCGTGGTGAGTACTCACCGCACGGATTGGGTCGTGACCAACGATACCACTCAAACGAATCGTGATGATGTACAACAGGTGTGCGCCATACGCTGGAAGATTGAGCAGTTTCATAGAGAGATTAAACAGTTAACAGGCATAGAGTCTAATCAGTGTCGCAAAGCACGTATTCAACGCAATCATATTTGTTGTTCTATATTGGTTTGGATATGCTTGACCCGTATTGCTAAGCAAACAAAGAAAACGGTATATCAGTTAAAACATGGCTTACTTGATAACTACCTCTGCGAGCAGTTGCGCTCGCCTGGGTTGATGGTTGCGTAA
- a CDS encoding glutathione S-transferase, translating into MTSSLHRLYSFRRCPYAMRARLGLLFAELQVELREIILKNKPAQMLAISPKGTVPVLQIFDATVDGAVIEESREIIVWALEQKDPQGLLDAKVLHQADALIEQNDKEFKHWLDRYKYADRHFAMTQTEYRQRGEEFLQVLEDLLTKNPYLLGDRATIADIGIMPFIRQFAHVDRDVFYSLPYPKLQLWLQNWLEHPFFLQAMTKFQPWQEGDDVVVFPSSLGLLGGVCLHHPQ; encoded by the coding sequence ATGACTTCCTCACTTCATCGCCTGTACTCTTTTCGTCGCTGTCCTTATGCCATGCGCGCCCGCCTCGGCCTCTTGTTTGCCGAGTTACAGGTAGAGCTGCGAGAGATAATTTTGAAAAACAAACCAGCCCAGATGCTAGCGATTAGCCCAAAAGGTACCGTGCCTGTTTTACAGATTTTTGACGCTACTGTGGATGGTGCTGTAATTGAAGAGAGCCGAGAGATTATAGTATGGGCGCTTGAGCAGAAAGATCCGCAGGGGTTATTGGATGCGAAGGTTTTGCATCAGGCCGATGCTTTGATCGAGCAAAACGACAAAGAATTTAAACATTGGTTGGATCGCTATAAATACGCCGACCGTCATTTTGCGATGACCCAGACAGAGTACCGGCAACGGGGTGAAGAATTTTTACAGGTTTTAGAGGATTTGCTGACTAAAAACCCTTACTTACTGGGAGATAGAGCAACCATTGCCGATATTGGCATCATGCCTTTTATCCGCCAATTCGCCCATGTGGATCGCGATGTTTTTTACAGCTTACCTTACCCGAAGCTGCAGCTATGGCTACAAAACTGGTTGGAGCACCCATTCTTTTTGCAAGCTATGACCAAATTTCAGCCATGGCAAGAGGGAGATGACGTGGTGGTTTTTCCTTCATCATTGGGTCTGCTTGGTGGGGTGTGCTTGCATCATCCGCAGTAG
- the purC gene encoding phosphoribosylaminoimidazolesuccinocarboxamide synthase → MQKQQLLYKGKAKSVYETDDSDLLILHFRDDTSALDGKRIEQLARKGEVNNRFNAFIMQKLADAGIETHFEKQLSSDEVLVKRLEMIPVECVVRNFAAGSLVRRLGLEEGQVLNPPTYELFYKDDALGDPMVNDSLAVTLDWATESQLAKMEELTYQVNEVLKKLFDAGDLMLVDFKLEFGVFHDRIVLGDEFSPDGCRIWDKNSKKKLDKDRFRQSLGDVIEGYEEVAKRIGVPLN, encoded by the coding sequence ATGCAAAAACAACAACTGCTATATAAAGGTAAAGCCAAATCCGTCTATGAAACGGACGATAGTGACCTTCTTATTTTACACTTCCGTGATGATACTTCAGCTCTTGATGGCAAGCGTATCGAGCAGTTGGCACGTAAAGGCGAAGTCAATAACCGCTTTAATGCTTTTATCATGCAAAAGTTAGCCGATGCCGGTATTGAGACCCATTTTGAAAAGCAGCTGTCGAGCGACGAAGTACTAGTCAAACGGTTAGAGATGATTCCAGTTGAGTGTGTGGTACGTAACTTTGCTGCCGGTAGTTTAGTGCGTCGTTTAGGATTAGAAGAAGGGCAAGTATTGAATCCGCCCACCTATGAGTTATTTTATAAAGACGACGCGCTTGGTGATCCGATGGTTAATGATTCGCTAGCAGTGACCTTAGATTGGGCAACTGAGTCGCAACTGGCAAAAATGGAAGAGTTGACCTATCAAGTTAATGAAGTGCTGAAAAAGTTGTTTGATGCTGGTGATTTAATGCTAGTAGATTTCAAACTAGAATTTGGTGTCTTTCACGACCGTATCGTCTTAGGTGATGAATTTTCCCCAGATGGCTGCCGTATTTGGGACAAGAATAGCAAGAAAAAATTGGATAAAGATCGTTTCCGTCAGTCACTCGGTGATGTCATTGAAGGTTATGAAGAAGTGGCCAAACGTATTGGTGTGCCATTAAACTAA
- the tmk gene encoding dTMP kinase encodes MSAALSVTPTQTDTDFTSTDKAPVELAQQGRFISFEGTEGVGKTTAIEHLCARLQANGVDYLRTREPGGSPFAERLRDILLDPATDITDDTELLLLFAARCDHVQQVILPALQRGSWVICDRFTDSTLAYQGFGRAHGDKAVLTKIEALIAQFVPHLPELTLWLDLPVLEGMARAGKRSEADRFEQQATAFFTRVHEGFSALATEHPERIQRIDASGSADEVSARVWQVMETQFKFG; translated from the coding sequence ATGTCAGCCGCTTTAAGCGTTACTCCTACTCAAACTGACACAGACTTTACGTCTACGGATAAAGCGCCCGTTGAGCTTGCACAGCAAGGGCGCTTTATCAGCTTTGAGGGCACAGAAGGCGTTGGAAAAACGACTGCTATTGAGCATTTGTGCGCGCGCCTGCAAGCGAATGGTGTCGACTATTTGCGCACGCGCGAGCCGGGTGGCAGTCCTTTTGCTGAACGTTTGCGCGATATATTATTAGACCCTGCTACTGATATTACTGACGATACGGAGCTGCTGCTATTGTTTGCTGCGCGTTGCGATCATGTGCAACAGGTTATCCTGCCAGCCTTACAGCGCGGGTCGTGGGTAATCTGTGACCGCTTTACTGACTCGACCCTTGCTTATCAAGGCTTTGGGCGGGCACATGGAGATAAGGCAGTTTTGACCAAGATTGAAGCCCTGATTGCACAGTTTGTCCCGCATTTACCTGAGCTGACTCTATGGTTAGATTTGCCTGTATTAGAAGGCATGGCGCGCGCTGGCAAACGTAGCGAGGCAGATCGTTTTGAGCAACAGGCGACGGCGTTTTTTACGCGGGTACATGAGGGCTTTAGCGCGCTTGCTACTGAGCATCCTGAGCGCATTCAGCGTATTGATGCATCAGGGAGCGCTGATGAGGTAAGCGCGCGAGTGTGGCAGGTGATGGAAACACAATTCAAGTTTGGCTAG
- the dapA gene encoding 4-hydroxy-tetrahydrodipicolinate synthase yields MSTAYDDIKTQLQGSMVALVTPMHPDGKVDYKRLADLIDWQIEQGTHCLVAVGTTGESATLSMQEHSEVIRYFVQHVKGRVPVIAGTGANNTTEAIKLTQDAKDAGADCALLVAPYYNKPPQEGLYQHYKTIAEAVDIPQMLYNVPGRTVVDIAQETVERLADIDNIVAIKDATGSVIRGEQLIKAVGSRLVVLSGDDGTALELMKMGSKGNISVTANVAPKAMSETFAAALRGDFAAANAAHDAIKHLHRDLFIESSPIPAKYALNKMGMIDTGIRLPLVWLAKEHHATIDDALVRANLL; encoded by the coding sequence ATGAGCACAGCATACGACGATATTAAAACCCAACTACAAGGCTCAATGGTAGCCTTAGTAACGCCCATGCACCCTGACGGTAAGGTCGATTATAAACGTCTAGCAGACCTCATTGATTGGCAGATTGAGCAAGGCACACATTGCCTCGTCGCTGTCGGTACGACTGGTGAATCTGCAACCTTATCCATGCAAGAGCATAGCGAGGTTATACGCTATTTCGTCCAGCATGTTAAAGGCCGCGTGCCAGTGATTGCAGGAACAGGTGCCAATAATACTACTGAAGCCATTAAGCTTACCCAAGATGCCAAAGACGCTGGTGCAGACTGCGCGTTACTGGTAGCTCCTTACTATAATAAGCCGCCACAAGAAGGCCTATATCAGCATTACAAGACCATTGCCGAAGCAGTCGATATACCGCAAATGCTCTATAATGTACCGGGGCGCACAGTAGTCGATATTGCCCAAGAAACCGTTGAACGCTTAGCTGATATTGATAATATTGTGGCTATTAAAGATGCTACTGGTTCTGTTATTCGCGGTGAGCAATTGATTAAAGCCGTCGGCTCACGCCTAGTGGTGCTATCAGGCGATGATGGTACTGCACTTGAGCTAATGAAAATGGGCAGTAAAGGCAATATTTCGGTAACTGCGAATGTTGCCCCAAAAGCGATGAGCGAAACCTTTGCAGCAGCGCTACGTGGTGATTTTGCCGCCGCTAATGCTGCCCATGATGCCATCAAACACTTGCATCGCGACCTATTTATTGAGTCCAGCCCTATTCCCGCTAAGTATGCTCTAAATAAAATGGGCATGATAGATACGGGTATCCGCTTACCACTAGTATGGTTAGCTAAAGAACATCATGCGACCATCGACGACGCTTTAGTACGGGCAAACTTACTATAA
- a CDS encoding LysR family transcriptional regulator — protein sequence MDRIDAMRAFVAVVTEGSFSNAANTLQLSPQLVSKYVSKLEEQLNIRLLNRTTRKVSLTEAGNHYFGHAQQILLSIDDMESQLSGLQQNPKGVLRISAPVSFALRHMAQLITDFQMRYPLVTVDLQLNDRKVDIVEEGFDVALRIGQLKDSSLIAKQVAPIRVVLCASPEYIKNHGILDKPEDLEHHRYLHYSYMNMDAKEDIYQLLKAKVLKQGSEFRSNNGDVLVAAAIAGAGLVLQPTFIISEALSSGKLVVVLPELEPKPLGLYAVYAHRKLLPHKVRCFIDFMEGYYGSLPYWDECIAKSQPFSTK from the coding sequence ATGGATAGAATCGATGCGATGCGTGCCTTTGTGGCAGTGGTGACCGAAGGCAGCTTTAGTAATGCGGCAAATACTTTGCAGCTGTCACCGCAACTGGTGAGCAAGTATGTCTCTAAGTTGGAGGAGCAGCTAAATATACGTCTGCTTAATCGCACCACTCGTAAGGTAAGCCTTACCGAAGCAGGTAATCATTACTTTGGTCATGCGCAGCAAATTCTATTGAGTATTGATGATATGGAGTCGCAACTAAGCGGCTTGCAACAGAACCCCAAAGGCGTGTTGCGCATAAGTGCGCCAGTATCTTTTGCCCTAAGGCATATGGCACAGTTAATCACTGATTTCCAAATGCGCTATCCATTGGTCACAGTCGATCTACAACTCAATGATCGTAAAGTCGATATTGTCGAGGAAGGGTTTGATGTCGCCTTGCGTATCGGGCAGCTCAAAGATTCATCACTTATTGCGAAGCAAGTCGCGCCCATTCGCGTAGTTCTGTGCGCGTCGCCTGAGTATATAAAGAATCATGGCATACTCGATAAGCCTGAAGACTTAGAACATCATCGCTATTTGCACTACAGCTATATGAACATGGACGCTAAGGAAGACATCTACCAATTACTAAAGGCGAAGGTTCTCAAGCAAGGTAGCGAGTTTCGTAGTAATAATGGTGACGTATTAGTGGCTGCAGCTATCGCAGGCGCAGGTTTGGTATTACAGCCGACTTTTATTATCAGTGAAGCCCTTAGTAGTGGCAAACTAGTAGTAGTGTTGCCCGAGCTTGAACCTAAACCTTTAGGCTTATATGCAGTCTACGCCCATAGAAAGCTACTACCGCATAAAGTACGATGTTTTATAGATTTCATGGAAGGCTATTATGGGTCGCTGCCCTATTGGGATGAGTGTATAGCCAAAAGCCAACCGTTCAGCACTAAGTAG
- a CDS encoding cation:proton antiporter: MDTALLLSGVVGIGIAAQWLAWYVKQPSILFLLLIGIIVGPVLGIFDPDLVLGDLMFPFISLGVAVILFEGSLTLEFDEIKQHGTVVQMLVSVGVLITIAIVALSTYLLFDVDPLIALLFGALVCVTGPTVIMPLLRSVRPNKTISNILKWEGIIIDPIGAIAVVLIYEYIISGGEASSILLFAKIVVLATVLGLVGAWVLAFLMRKHMVPEFLRNVFTLAFVLLLFSISNHLEHESGLLTVTVLGVALANWPKFPRDNILEFNESLTLLLISVLFIILAARVELESLLSVGFAGIVLLAIVMFIARPLSIWASSIGSNLKTNEKLMISWIGPRGIVAAAISSLFAIRLQEYDIQGVELLVPLVFIVIIGTVMIQGLGAKMVGNWLGVREPETNGILVVGSNPVALLIATSLKDQGFDVIVAHNNYTNIARARMSGLRTYFGNPISDHADHHLDLIGIGHLFAMSMDKEMNTLSEIHYHHEFGERKLYRLKFSDEKVKSERDDKQSNFHSQWLFGKEVTYTKLASMLSKKARIKITNITDSYTYVQYKADNKQFVPLYTLDKEGKLHVITNKFDGNVPRDRKLIALVVDDEIQPKAVDVTAKQEQARAVADADFESKSKAPEKRKEKELVNDVVDAATQESSEEKKEEKEEKEEKEEDTVQDESASAAATALPTTPSEGNTKEIKAKEATSKEQSASVKAKGVKSDNSPSTSKDKTAVNTSNNGNGSAPKTKRGSLDPNRLPDSDHDSIDASVDLDKDSDKK; this comes from the coding sequence ATGGATACCGCCCTATTATTATCCGGTGTGGTTGGGATTGGCATTGCCGCCCAATGGTTGGCTTGGTATGTAAAGCAACCGTCCATTTTGTTTTTGTTACTGATTGGCATTATTGTTGGCCCCGTTCTAGGCATCTTTGATCCTGATTTAGTCTTAGGCGATCTGATGTTCCCATTTATCTCTTTGGGCGTCGCGGTTATTTTATTTGAGGGCTCACTCACCCTAGAGTTCGATGAGATTAAGCAGCACGGTACTGTGGTACAAATGCTGGTGTCTGTCGGTGTGCTCATTACTATCGCCATCGTGGCGCTGTCAACTTACCTGCTATTCGATGTCGACCCCTTAATCGCCTTACTGTTCGGCGCACTGGTCTGCGTGACTGGTCCAACTGTGATTATGCCGCTACTGCGTAGTGTCCGCCCTAACAAAACTATTTCCAACATTTTAAAGTGGGAAGGCATTATCATCGATCCTATCGGCGCGATTGCGGTGGTATTGATCTATGAATATATCATTTCTGGTGGCGAAGCCAGTAGCATTTTGCTATTTGCCAAGATTGTAGTACTAGCGACCGTGTTAGGTTTGGTTGGAGCGTGGGTGCTAGCATTCTTAATGCGCAAACATATGGTGCCTGAATTTTTGCGCAACGTCTTTACCCTCGCCTTTGTCCTCCTACTGTTTTCGATATCCAACCATCTAGAGCACGAATCTGGTCTATTAACGGTCACGGTACTTGGCGTGGCACTGGCCAACTGGCCAAAATTCCCACGGGATAATATTTTAGAGTTTAACGAGTCGCTAACGCTGTTATTGATCTCAGTGCTATTTATCATTCTCGCCGCTCGTGTTGAGCTGGAGAGTCTGCTGAGCGTGGGCTTTGCTGGTATCGTGTTACTAGCTATAGTGATGTTTATCGCCCGCCCTTTATCAATCTGGGCTTCCTCTATTGGCTCCAACCTAAAAACCAATGAAAAGCTCATGATTAGCTGGATTGGCCCGCGTGGTATTGTGGCCGCAGCTATCTCATCACTATTCGCCATTCGCTTACAAGAATATGATATCCAAGGCGTTGAGCTACTAGTACCGCTGGTGTTTATCGTTATTATTGGTACTGTGATGATCCAAGGCTTAGGCGCAAAAATGGTCGGCAACTGGTTGGGCGTTCGTGAACCTGAGACCAATGGTATTTTAGTAGTCGGCTCCAACCCAGTAGCGCTATTGATCGCCACCTCTTTAAAAGACCAAGGCTTTGATGTCATTGTGGCACACAACAACTATACCAATATTGCTCGCGCGCGTATGAGTGGCCTGCGCACCTACTTTGGCAACCCCATCTCTGACCATGCTGATCACCATCTCGACTTAATCGGTATCGGTCACTTATTTGCTATGAGTATGGATAAAGAAATGAATACCTTATCTGAGATTCATTATCATCATGAGTTCGGTGAAAGAAAGCTCTATCGCCTCAAATTCAGTGATGAAAAAGTCAAAAGCGAGCGCGATGATAAGCAATCAAACTTCCATTCCCAATGGCTGTTTGGTAAAGAGGTGACCTATACCAAACTTGCCAGCATGCTATCGAAAAAGGCTCGTATTAAAATCACTAATATCACTGACAGCTACACTTATGTCCAATATAAAGCCGACAATAAGCAGTTTGTACCGCTTTATACTCTTGATAAAGAAGGCAAGCTCCACGTTATCACTAACAAGTTTGATGGTAATGTCCCACGTGATCGCAAACTTATAGCGTTAGTGGTTGACGATGAAATCCAGCCAAAAGCAGTAGATGTCACCGCCAAACAAGAACAAGCGCGCGCGGTTGCCGACGCTGACTTTGAATCCAAATCCAAAGCACCTGAAAAGCGCAAAGAAAAAGAATTGGTTAATGACGTGGTAGATGCGGCAACACAAGAGTCGTCAGAGGAAAAGAAGGAGGAGAAGGAGGAAAAGGAGGAAAAGGAGGAAGATACTGTGCAAGATGAGTCTGCCAGCGCCGCTGCGACAGCATTGCCAACAACGCCATCAGAAGGCAATACTAAAGAAATCAAAGCTAAAGAAGCCACTTCGAAAGAACAGTCGGCTAGCGTAAAGGCTAAAGGTGTGAAGTCCGATAATTCACCCTCAACGTCAAAAGACAAGACCGCTGTCAACACCAGTAATAATGGTAATGGCAGCGCGCCTAAGACCAAGAGAGGCTCACTTGACCCCAACCGTCTGCCCGACTCAGATCACGACAGCATTGATGCTAGTGTTGATCTTGATAAGGATTCGGATAAAAAGTAA
- a CDS encoding Do family serine endopeptidase, which yields MIIGISGAVSVVVAPSAQAAVTTADFSGLVQQVTPGVARVNVTKTVSEAELAKAQTAELLRQFFGDRLRIPDQAVIPAIEHAYGTAFFVTNDGYMLTNHHVVEGADKITVTLNDRTELDATLVGSDERSDVAVLKVAGKQFPALPIGDSNIIKVGEPVLAIGSPFGFDYSASAGIVSAKSRNFSRETSVPFIQTDVALNPGNSGGPLFNQSGEVIGINSRIFSGTGGYMGLSFSIPIDAAMDIYEQLKTNGEVTRAYLGIYPQDIDRNLAEAYKLARPQGALLTRVSPDSPAQKAGLQSGDIILQYNDIEIMRASDLLNLINRARPNDSFLADIQRDGKQMTISGKLSHAPNDVQAQGHDQQEDEVNLGLRLRNLTLDEQAELAVDNKTGILVTTVEPTGLAARSGILAGDIITNLHQKPITKVTDFSSAISSLPKKGVVTIAVMRQGIPGIIGLRIE from the coding sequence ATGATTATTGGCATCAGTGGTGCTGTGAGTGTTGTCGTAGCGCCAAGCGCTCAGGCAGCAGTCACTACCGCAGATTTTTCTGGTTTGGTACAGCAAGTTACTCCAGGAGTGGCGCGGGTCAACGTCACTAAGACTGTTAGCGAAGCGGAGCTGGCTAAAGCGCAGACCGCTGAGCTGTTACGACAGTTCTTTGGTGACCGCTTACGCATCCCTGATCAAGCAGTGATCCCAGCGATTGAACATGCTTATGGCACCGCTTTTTTTGTCACGAACGATGGCTACATGCTGACCAATCATCATGTGGTAGAAGGGGCGGATAAGATTACCGTGACCCTCAATGACCGAACGGAACTTGATGCGACTTTGGTTGGCAGTGATGAGCGCTCGGATGTGGCGGTCTTAAAAGTCGCGGGCAAGCAGTTCCCAGCCTTACCTATTGGCGATTCTAATATCATCAAGGTCGGTGAGCCGGTACTGGCTATTGGCTCCCCATTTGGCTTTGATTATTCTGCTTCCGCTGGTATTGTTAGTGCCAAGTCACGCAACTTTTCGCGTGAGACCAGCGTGCCATTTATTCAAACGGATGTGGCCTTAAACCCTGGGAATTCAGGTGGGCCATTATTCAATCAGAGTGGTGAAGTCATCGGTATTAACTCACGCATTTTTAGTGGTACTGGCGGTTATATGGGACTGTCTTTCTCTATTCCGATCGATGCGGCAATGGATATTTATGAGCAGCTAAAAACCAACGGCGAAGTAACGCGCGCCTATTTGGGTATATATCCGCAGGATATTGATCGCAATTTGGCCGAAGCTTATAAGTTAGCCCGTCCCCAAGGGGCACTATTGACCCGCGTATCACCAGACTCACCGGCACAAAAAGCAGGTTTGCAATCGGGTGATATTATTTTGCAATATAACGATATCGAGATTATGCGTGCGTCAGATTTACTGAACCTGATTAATCGAGCACGACCTAATGATTCATTTCTCGCTGACATTCAGCGTGATGGGAAGCAAATGACAATCAGCGGTAAGCTTAGTCACGCTCCTAATGACGTGCAGGCACAAGGTCATGACCAGCAAGAGGATGAAGTAAACTTAGGACTGCGGTTACGTAATTTAACCCTAGATGAGCAAGCAGAGCTGGCCGTTGATAACAAGACTGGTATATTGGTCACCACTGTTGAGCCCACTGGCTTAGCGGCGCGTTCAGGAATATTAGCAGGTGACATTATCACCAACCTGCACCAAAAACCTATAACAAAAGTAACCGACTTTTCCAGCGCGATATCATCATTACCCAAAAAAGGAGTGGTTACCATTGCAGTGATGCGTCAAGGTATCCCCGGTATTATTGGTTTGCGTATTGAATAA
- a CDS encoding DoxX family protein — protein sequence MKTLMINKILHSKAGAAALILRVPVGLILAAHGGQKLFGWFGGNGLAGTAQWMSSMGMEPGLLMAILAGGAEFFGGLSLVLGLLTRPAALVAAFTMLVAIFSVHIGNGLFAADGGYEYALILMVALLALAVQGGGYLSMDKALSEKLGRA from the coding sequence ATGAAGACCCTAATGATAAATAAAATTTTACACTCTAAAGCTGGCGCTGCTGCACTGATTCTACGTGTACCCGTTGGTCTAATTTTGGCGGCTCATGGTGGTCAGAAGTTATTTGGCTGGTTCGGTGGTAACGGCTTGGCAGGCACTGCTCAATGGATGAGTAGCATGGGTATGGAACCTGGTTTATTAATGGCAATATTGGCAGGAGGGGCTGAATTCTTTGGTGGTCTTTCATTAGTACTAGGATTGCTCACTCGACCCGCTGCACTGGTAGCCGCATTCACCATGTTAGTTGCTATCTTCTCTGTTCATATTGGCAATGGATTATTTGCCGCTGATGGTGGCTATGAGTATGCCTTGATCTTGATGGTCGCCTTGCTCGCTTTGGCAGTACAAGGCGGTGGTTATCTTAGTATGGATAAGGCATTGTCAGAAAAACTAGGGCGTGCCTAA
- a CDS encoding DUF3817 domain-containing protein, with translation MSQVQSTTEQISGLGKEQNTALKNLTIIGYLEGTSFLLLLCIAMPLKYMMGIPEGVKYIGMAHGILFIAYILMLMVVVNKIKMPLWAMPAGVLGSFLPFGPFIFDHLLKKSLKKNV, from the coding sequence GTGTCGCAGGTTCAGTCAACTACCGAACAAATATCCGGTCTTGGGAAAGAACAAAACACCGCCTTAAAAAACCTCACGATTATAGGCTACCTAGAAGGCACCTCTTTCTTATTGTTGCTCTGCATCGCCATGCCACTAAAATACATGATGGGCATCCCAGAAGGTGTGAAATATATCGGTATGGCACACGGTATATTGTTCATCGCCTATATCTTGATGCTTATGGTCGTAGTCAACAAAATAAAAATGCCACTCTGGGCCATGCCAGCAGGCGTACTCGGATCGTTCTTACCGTTTGGCCCGTTTATATTCGACCATTTGTTGAAAAAGAGCTTAAAGAAAAACGTTTAG
- a CDS encoding glutathione S-transferase family protein, protein MLINGNWTENWQPVQAEDEQGRFIRQTSSFRNWITADGQAGPTGVGGFKAEKGRYHLYVALICPWASRTLMARELKGLQDMIDITVVNPQLGNQGWQFGGFEDADSDPINGAKFAHQLYTKANPDFTGRATVPVLWDKKTNTIVNNESADILRMLNTAFAELVPNEVNLFPKQLADDIDALNSVIYDNLNNGVYKAGFVTTQVAYEEAYQQVFDTLDMLEARLSDGRHYLFGEQLTETDIRLFVTLVRFDAAYHGLFKCNRNLIKDMSFLHAYMLRILALDGIDETVNIKHIKAGYYSIKALNPNGIVPVGPNTI, encoded by the coding sequence ATGTTAATCAATGGCAACTGGACTGAAAACTGGCAACCGGTACAAGCAGAAGATGAGCAAGGACGTTTTATTCGTCAGACCTCGTCCTTTCGAAATTGGATTACTGCTGATGGACAAGCAGGGCCGACGGGCGTTGGTGGTTTTAAAGCCGAAAAAGGTCGCTATCATTTATATGTGGCGCTGATTTGCCCTTGGGCTTCACGTACTTTGATGGCACGCGAACTAAAAGGTCTGCAAGATATGATTGATATCACAGTGGTCAATCCGCAGCTTGGCAATCAAGGCTGGCAGTTTGGTGGCTTTGAAGATGCTGACAGCGATCCTATTAATGGTGCTAAATTTGCTCATCAACTATACACCAAGGCAAATCCTGACTTTACTGGACGAGCAACTGTACCTGTACTTTGGGATAAAAAAACCAATACTATCGTTAATAATGAGTCCGCTGATATCTTGCGTATGCTCAATACGGCTTTTGCAGAGCTGGTGCCAAATGAGGTTAATTTATTCCCAAAACAGCTGGCTGATGATATCGATGCTTTGAATTCGGTCATATACGACAATTTAAACAATGGGGTGTATAAAGCAGGATTTGTGACGACACAGGTCGCTTACGAAGAAGCCTACCAGCAAGTATTTGACACGCTAGATATGCTTGAGGCGCGTCTGAGCGATGGTCGTCATTATCTGTTTGGCGAACAGCTGACGGAAACAGATATTCGCCTGTTTGTGACTTTAGTGCGCTTTGATGCCGCATATCATGGGCTATTCAAATGCAACCGTAACTTGATCAAAGATATGAGTTTTCTACATGCTTATATGCTACGAATCTTAGCGCTTGATGGTATTGATGAGACGGTAAATATAAAACATATCAAAGCAGGCTATTACTCTATAAAAGCGTTGAATCCTAACGGAATTGTGCCTGTTGGTCCTAACACTATTTAA